The following nucleotide sequence is from Gemmatimonadota bacterium.
AAACTGGGGATGAAATCCGGATTCTACGGCGCCAAAATCACGGGAGGCGGAGCAGGCGGGACAGTCGCCGTCGCGGGAAACGACCGCATGTTCGACCACCTCGGTCCTCTGCTGGAACGTTACGGCGAAGCGACGGGGATCGAGGCCGAAGTTTTAACCGGAACTTCGCCTGGCGCCCTCGAGTTCGGGCACCGCATTTATCGCAGAACCTGAGCTTTCAAGGCGGATTCGAAGGAGTCATACCGGGTTGAAACGAATACGAAAGGCGGTCATCCCCCTGGCGGGACACGGGTTGCGCATGTTGCCGGCGACCCGCGCCGTGCGCAAGGCACTCTTCCCCATCGTGGACGCCCGGGGACGGGTATGCCCCGTGCTTCAACTGATCGTGGAGGAAGCGGTCAACGCGGGCATCGAAGAAATCGGCCTGGTGATCGCGCCGGAAGACGAGGCCATGATCCGCGCCTACTTCTCGCGGCTGCCCGGTCCGTTGAAGTCCGCGGTCGGGCATCGTGAGGACCTGCTCGCCGCGGCCGAATTCCCCGGTGAGTTTTCGGATAAGGTGACATTGATCTTGCAGGATCGTCCACTGGGATTCGGCGATGCGGTTCTCCGCGCGAAGACCTGGGTCGGCGGCGACCCGGTCCTGGTCATGCTCGGCGACCACCTGTACCTCAGCGGGGAGGACCGGTGCTGCGCGCGTCAGTTGCTGGACGCCTTCACGGAACTGCAGGCGCCGGTTTCGGGCGTGATCCGAAAATCCGTCGACGGCATACACCGCTTCGGGACGGTTTCGGGCCGTCCCGTGCCCCGGTGGAACGGTCTCTACGAACTGGACACCGTGGTGGAAAAGCCCGATCCGGGCCTGGCGCGGGAACGGCTGCGCGTGGTGGGCGTTCCGGCCGACACCTACCTCTGCTGGTTCGGCCTGCACGCCATGACGTCCGGTATCTTCGATTGCCTGGCGCGGATGGAAAGAGACAGCATCACGGAAGGCGGCGAACTGCAGCTGACCGGGGCACAGGCCATGCTGTCGGCTCAACGGGCGTACTTCGCCCTCGAAATCAACGGCGAACACTTCGACACGGGTTCGCCGGAAGGGTATGTGGAGGCCGTGGCGGCCTTCGCCGGCCAAACCGGCATAACCAACACCGGCATAACCAACACCGGCATAACCAACAACTGAAAGGGAAACCGATACCATGTCAGAACAGCAAGCACCATCGCGGGAAACCCTCGAATCCCTGCTCATTCCGAGTACGGCCACGCTGACCTCCGTACTCACGGAATACGGCCTGTACAACACGTTCATGCAGGACGTCGCGCCCCTGGCCCCCGACATGCGCATAGCCGGCCCCGCCTTTACCCTACGGTACATACCCGGCCGGGAAGACATCACGCACGTGCCCGTGGACAACCATACGGACATACAGCGGATCGGTATCGAAAGCATCGGGCGGGGCGAGGTGCTCGTGATCGACGCGCGGGGCGACATCCGGGCCGGCGTCATGGGCGACATCCTCGCCACGCGGATTCTGCAGCGCGGCGCCGCGGGAGTGGTGAGCGACGGCGCGTTCCGGGATACCCCGGCCATCGTCGAATCCGGGCTCGCCGCGTATGCGAAGGCCATGAACGCCCACAACAGCAAGAGCGTGCACTACCCGAGCGATATACAGCGTCCCATCGCCTGCGGCGGCGTAGCCGTGTTCCCCGGGGACATTATCGTGGGCGATGCGGAGGGCGTCGTGGTGATCCCGAGACATCTTGCCGAAGAAGTGGCGGTAAAGGCCGTGGCGCAGGAGGACCGCGAAGTCTTCATCCTGCAGAAGATCCAGCAGGGCGCCAGCATCATCGGCGTATACCCGCCCGATGAAAAAACCCTGGCCGAATATGAGGCGTGGAAGGCGAAAAAGGGCTGACCCTTCATTCGGTGGCCAGGTCCGCCATGCGCTGAAAGACCACCACCGCCAGCAGTCTCTCCTCGGTGTGCAGGGTTCTGTTCCGGCCTTCCGTTTCCAGGTCCGCCAGGACCCTGTACGCCAGTTCGATGTCGTTCGGCCCAGCCGCGGGTCCTTCCGCCGGTTCCTCATGATCGGCTGCAAAGCCCGGGCGGTCCGGGCCGGCAGCGCGGTCCGAGTGGCCCGGGCGGTCCGGGCGAGTCGAGCCATCCTCCTGATCGGGACGCGCTTCCGCAACGACGTCCCGGGCAACCTCCACGAGCCGCTGCAGCATCTCACCGGTCTGTTGACGCTCGAACGCGCTCATGGCGCGGTCGACGGCGGCTGTGAAACGGTCCCTCGCTTCTCTTTCGACACGCGACCAGCCGCCCAGTTGCCGGCGGACGGACCGGAAAATCCGCACCGTCGCCCGGTCCTGGTCCATTTCGCCGGACTGGAGTAACCGGTACAGCAGATCCGGTGCGCCGAGGAGATGCCCCGCCGACATGACCAGCACACCTCGCTCGAGGCTGGTTTCGCT
It contains:
- a CDS encoding sugar phosphate nucleotidyltransferase, coding for MKRIRKAVIPLAGHGLRMLPATRAVRKALFPIVDARGRVCPVLQLIVEEAVNAGIEEIGLVIAPEDEAMIRAYFSRLPGPLKSAVGHREDLLAAAEFPGEFSDKVTLILQDRPLGFGDAVLRAKTWVGGDPVLVMLGDHLYLSGEDRCCARQLLDAFTELQAPVSGVIRKSVDGIHRFGTVSGRPVPRWNGLYELDTVVEKPDPGLARERLRVVGVPADTYLCWFGLHAMTSGIFDCLARMERDSITEGGELQLTGAQAMLSAQRAYFALEINGEHFDTGSPEGYVEAVAAFAGQTGITNTGITNTGITNN
- a CDS encoding ribonuclease activity regulator RraA yields the protein MSEQQAPSRETLESLLIPSTATLTSVLTEYGLYNTFMQDVAPLAPDMRIAGPAFTLRYIPGREDITHVPVDNHTDIQRIGIESIGRGEVLVIDARGDIRAGVMGDILATRILQRGAAGVVSDGAFRDTPAIVESGLAAYAKAMNAHNSKSVHYPSDIQRPIACGGVAVFPGDIIVGDAEGVVVIPRHLAEEVAVKAVAQEDREVFILQKIQQGASIIGVYPPDEKTLAEYEAWKAKKG
- a CDS encoding HEAT repeat domain-containing protein is translated as PSSLSLNILVTLLHDDRPGIRRSAVLALDRIGDRRAETALEALLEHEQDPAIVQSTLETLARMGNTGILGRLQDLIRTSETSLERGVLVMSAGHLLGAPDLLYRLLQSGEMDQDRATVRIFRSVRRQLGGWSRVEREARDRFTAAVDRAMSAFERQQTGEMLQRLVEVARDVVAEARPDQEDGSTRPDRPGHSDRAAGPDRPGFAADHEEPAEGPAAGPNDIELAYRVLADLETEGRNRTLHTEERLLAVVVFQRMADLATE